A single Hyperolius riggenbachi isolate aHypRig1 chromosome 12, aHypRig1.pri, whole genome shotgun sequence DNA region contains:
- the ARL5C gene encoding putative ADP-ribosylation factor-like protein 5C — MGQLFTKLMSIFGNKEHKVIIVGLDNAGKTTILYQFLMDEVVHTAPTIGSNVEEIVLRNTHFLMWDIGGQETLRATWNTYYSNTEFVIMVIDSTDRERLPETREELYKMLAHEDLKNAAVLIFANKQDVKDSMSASEISSSLALGAIKDRAWHIQACCALTGEGLPAGLDWMKSRVTAN, encoded by the exons ATGGGACAACTGTTTACCAAACTTATGAGCATTTTCGGCAACAAAG AGCACAAGGTAATCATTGTAGGCCTGGACAATGCTGGGAAGACCACCATCTTGTACCAATT CCTGATGGATGAGGTTGTGCACACAGCACCAACTATTGGCAGCAATGTTGAAGAGATTGTGCTACGGAACACTCACTTCCTAATGTGGGATATTGGAGGACAGGAGACCCTTCGAGCTACATGGAACACTTACTACTCCAACACAGAG TTTGTCATCATGGTGATTGACAGCACGGACAGGGAGAGGTTACCAGAAACGCGTGAGGAGCTCTACAAGATGCTGGCACATGAG GATTTGAAAAATGCTGCTGTGTTAATTTTTGCCAATAAACAAGATGTGAAGGATTCCATGTCTGCTTCGGAGATCTCCTCCTCTCTGGCACTTGGTGCTATAAAAGACAGAGCCTGGCATATTCAGGCATGCTGTGCCCTCACAGGAGAAGG GCTGCCCGCTGGGTTGGATTGGATGAAGTCTCGTGTCACAGCCAATTGA